One genomic region from Xenopus laevis strain J_2021 chromosome 2L, Xenopus_laevis_v10.1, whole genome shotgun sequence encodes:
- the LOC121399710 gene encoding olfactory receptor class A-like protein 1, translated as MDGYFLIKAIGFILLAVFGIPGNVYIVVRFVLIRIIEKRLLANNIILTVLASVNLLVVLSRVIPQSMQAMGEENVLDDTKCKFVIFTYRMSRAMSICITSLLSCHQCILIAPTTKLWIFFKQKMIKNVSVIILVILLINILVHPASILYSYSKLSKNSTNSPYTLHLVYCDTDFITYVSYIVNGSFYACRDFIFVGLMALASIYIVYMLLQHARSVQFMKVSVSSQRKSAEQKASKAVILLVVCYVLLFGLDNSMWIYTLTLSNVTADMNDARIVLSCSYATLSPIVIIATNPRLHMSATFFKKKKSLISTVQGNSKSDIHVKCVSNGL; from the coding sequence ATGGATGGATATTTTCTTATAAAGGCCATTGGGTTTATTCTACTGGCAGTATTTGGTATTCCTGGAAATGTTTATATTGTAGTAAGATTTGTTTTGATAAGGATTATAGAAAAGAGACTCCTGGCAAACAACATCATCCTTACTGTTTTGGCTTCAGTAAATCTTCTTGTTGTTCTTTCCCGTGTAATCCCGCAGTCCATGCAAGCCATGGGTGAGGAGAATGTCCTGGATGATACCAAGTGCAAATTTGTTATATTTACGTACAGAATGAGCAGAGCAATGTCTATTTGCATTACCAGTTTGCTTAGCTGCCATCAGTGCATTCTCATTGCCCCAACCAccaaattgtggattttttttaagcaaaaaatgatcaagaATGTCTCAGTCATCATTTTAGTCAttcttttaattaatattttggtGCACCCAGCTAGCATCTTGTATTCATACTCTAAATTGAGCAAAAATTCGACCAATTCACCTTACACCTTGCATTTGGTCTATTGTGATACTGATTTTATTACCTATGTTTCCTACATTGTCAATGGATCGTTTTATGCATGCAGAGATTTCATTTTTGTTGGCTTGATGGCTCTTGCAAGCATTTACATTGTGTACATGTTACTGCAACATGCCCGGTCAGTTCAATTTATGAAAGTGTCTGTCAGTTCCCAAAGAAAATCAGCAGAGCAGAAGGCTTCtaaagctgttatcttgttggTAGTTTGTTACGTTCTACTTTTTGGGTTGGATAATTCAATGTGGATCTATACACTAACTTTATCAAATGTTACAGCTGATATGAACGATGCCAGAATAGTTCTTTCTTGCTCCTATGCTACACTGAGCCCCATAGTAATCATTGCTACCAACCCCAGACTGCATATGtcagcaacattttttaaaaaaaagaagtcattAATCAGTACTGTACAGGGTAATTCAAAAAGCGACATCCATGTCAAATGTGTCTCCAATGGGCTGTGA
- the LOC121399711 gene encoding olfactory receptor class A-like protein 1 yields the protein MDGYLLLKAIGFILLAVFGIPGNVYILLKFGFIRIIEKRLLANNIILTVLALVNVLVVLSRVIPQAMQAMGVENVLDDTKCKFVIFTYRMSRAMQICITSLLSCHQCILIAPTTNLWMFLKQKVTKNVSFIILVILLINIVVQPAGILYSYAKKNTTRSPYTLHLVYCDTDFITYVSYIVNGSFYACKDFIFVGLMAVASIYIVYMLLQHARSVQFISVSSQRKSAEQKASKAVILLVVCYVLLFGLDNSMWIYTLTLSNVTADMNDARIVLSCSYATLSPIVIIATNPRLHMSATFFKQRKSLISTVQGNSESSTMSNVSPMGCDGDRVIS from the coding sequence ATGGATGGATATCTTCTTCTGAAAGCCATTGGATTTATTCTACTGGCAGTATTTGGCATACCGGGAAatgtctatattttattaaaatttggctTTATACGGATTATAGAAAAGAGACTCCTGGCAAATAACATCATCCTTACAGTTTTGGCTTTAGTAAATGTCCTTGTTGTCCTTTCCCGTGTAATCCCCCAGGCCATGCAAGCCATGGGAGTGGAAAATGTTCTAGATGACACCAAATGCAAATTTGTTATATTTACGTACAGAATGAGCAGAGCAATGCAAATCTGCATTACCAGTTTGCTTAGCTGCCATCAGTGCATTCTCATTGCCCCAACCACCAATTTATGGATGTTTCTTAAGCAAAAAGTGACCAAGAATGTCTCATTCATCATTTTAGtcattcttttaataaatattgtggTACAGCCAGCTGGCATCTTGTATTCATACGCTAAGAAAAATACTACAAGGTCACCTTACACGCTACATTTGGTCTACTGTGATACAGATTTTATTACCTATGTTTCCTACATTGTCAATGGATCATTTTATGCATGCAAAGATTTCATTTTTGTTGGCTTGATGGCTGTTGCAAGCATTTACATTGTGTACATGTTACTGCAACATGCCCGGTCAGTTCAATTTATTTCTGTCAGTTCCCAAAGAAAATCAGCAGAGCAGAAGGCTTCTAAAGCTGTAATCTTGTTGGTAGTTTGTTACGTTCTACTATTTGGGTTGGATAATTCAATGTGGATCTATACTCTAACTTTATCAAATGTTACAGCTGATATGAACGATGCCAGGATAGTTCTTTCTTGCTCTTATGCTACACTGAGCCCCATAGTAATCATTGCTACCAACCCCAGACTGCATATGtcagcaacatttttcaaacagaGGAAGTCATTAATCAGTACTGTACAGGGTAATTCAGAAAGCAGCACCATGTCAAATGTGTCCCCAATGGGCTGTGATGGAGACAGGGTAATCTCTTAG
- the LOC108707465 gene encoding olfactory receptor class A-like protein 1: MARSIVLTLCFIYILLGVYHNNFYVFLSFNCDQTNVLLQCREPMDPYLLLKAAGFLLLEIIGIPGNVFIMVQFTYFRIIEKKLLPTNIILMVLALVNLLVILSRTIPQSINALGVEELLDDTECKFAIFIYRINRAMCICVTSFLSCYQCILIAPNTKLWNYFKHTVTQNVVTIIFIFWIINITIYPYSILNAHTQRNQTTSPYTLHLVYCDADFLNYMAYIVNGAIYSIRDFIFVGLMVLASSYIVFTLLTHERSVKGIRSSDRTQRRSVEYRASIAVILLVTLYVLLYGLDNCMWIYTLTLSNVSPYMNEIRTFLASSYSSLSPIVIVITNPKLQQKLFTCKRERNRNSEVNGPVYSISK; the protein is encoded by the exons ATGGCTAGATCGATTGTGCTTACattgtgctttatttatattttacttggAGTTTACCACaataatttttatgtatttttgtccTTTAACTGTGACCAAACCAATGTTTTgctccag tgcagaga GCCTATGGATCCGTATCTACTTCTTAAAGCTGCTGGTTTCCTTCTTTTAGAAATAATTGGGATTCCAGGCAATGTCTTCATCATGGTTCAATTCACCTACTTCAGGATAATTGAGAAGAAACTCCTTCCAACTAATATCATATTAATGGTGCTAGCACTAGTGAATTTGCTTGTGATCCTTTCTCGTACCATTCCCCAGTCAATTAATGCATTAGGAGTTGAGGAATTACTGGATGACACAGAGTGCAAATTTGCTATCTTCATCTACAGAATAAATCGGGCCATGTGTATATGTGTTACCAGTTTTCTCAGCTGTTACCAGTGTATACTTATTGCTCCAAACACAAAGTTAtggaattattttaaacataCTGTTACCCAAAATGTGGtgactattatttttattttctggatAATTAACATCACCATATACCCTTATAGCATTCTCAATGCCCATACACAAAGAAATCAAACAACTTCCCCCTATACTCTTCATTTAGTGTACTGTGATGCAGATTTCTTGAACTACATGGCATACATAGTCAATGGGGCAATCTATTCAATtcgtgattttatttttgttgggtTGATGGTTTTGGCAAGTAGTTATATTGTATTTACATTGCTTACTCATGAAAGATCAGTAAAAGGAATACGCAGCTCAGACAGAACCCAGCGGAGATCTGTGGAGTACAGAGCTTCtatagctgttatcttgttagttACATTGTATGTACTGCTTTATGGGTTGGATAACTGTATGTGGATCTACACCTTGACTCTGTCTAACGTTTCTCCTTACATGAATGAGATTCGAACTTTCTTAGCATCCTCGTACTCAAGTCTCAGTCCTATAGTCATAGTAATTACTAACCCAAAACTTCAGCAGAAATTATTCACTTGCAAAAGAGAAAGGAATCGGAATTCTGAAGTGAATGGACCAGTGTATTCCATAAGCAAATGA